From the genome of Pyxidicoccus trucidator, one region includes:
- a CDS encoding translocation/assembly module TamB domain-containing protein, which translates to MSDRKRWGRRLLWGLLGLVGLVVLLVVGALIYLTSPSGEAWLVRKGVALANEQLSGRLELGGLDLSPGGAVLTDLKLYDPEGELVAEIARVDARVRLGPLVRQHVDLTSVKVERPRLYLAQDERGLNLSRALEPRNPKPEEPPQGRGKLQLDLRELVLEDGYVDFRQEVEDGPERQVRLEDFDAKGSARYAAATQGFGADLEATGGLTRPVAGPVRLVLKGGGEEGALQADVDLGVAGLVLDASGNLKLPPEVAPGQPEGKLQGQVTVRQLSAPPALLKGFVPTWPLVVPVSLEGTAGLDGDVVRVDALAKAADATLDVEGDLDLEHLRTRGFTAKARDVDLSQLVEEGPKTKLHADLLAKGGGTSLETLDGEVDLTVSPSEYQGQPLGPVELEASAKDGQFALSRLQVLLPGASLRAQGQGTQERMRVDGGFTAGNLALLSQALSRLLPGAVPPMAGSGTLDFVVEGPLRTPGLEAHGGFATLAYGADLALRDITVKVELPDVTRPLDTDASLVVAELRTGGRTFKDLAATVATRERELDATVRVQGDAQVGITLGGLVDEDGQGLAVDALSLSWPEATWSLQRPTHVGFGGGRVEVEPALTLTSGPQSLSLRGAKEGEQVTARVELGAFDLTKLPRAFVPESLGLGGTVTGFVSARGRLPRPEAEANLRWDDGRVSGYEGLQAALNGRYVKDRATGTLSANLPVAKLTADFDVPVQGVLKRRRDAMSLKVNLEDLDVAGVMKLAKQPAGPSGHVAGTLAVVGPAREPRLDFTLRGRDVRYEVPPPGFSLKAPLAFELRAASDAEDGTLDARLELQGLAKQAYVALRTPFTLGGLLAKPPTPDDVFAAALELEARVAELPLTLLEGMPGVDKPGGAVSAQVDIQGSVLVPQGRLAVQVAGATANGIPPQNGQLTVTGGEKDVKVALAVQRQEGPLAQLDATLLAPLGALQDREVYGRIPFRIRGRLMPVSLQELPGLARSQGGAPPTPGTNPQGVQGVLAMEVAARGTLDTPELDLTAGVQKLGVGDLGLGQARLHYVYKGTRSDFDVLLTAPAGGTMMVNGGVDLDVSLPALQQGLQYTRAPLEVTLKARDFDPSFLSGVTEMVRSLGGVVQADAAVAGTVGAPTFQGTLAWKDGLLGLMGLGEYRDIQLALEATEESFALRTLSAKAGNGSLRLEAPLTAVRSRRGEYELSSPKGNEHPLVTQDFPIVFDDQLMAVVSMRAKIEGTLTGRLVNLRNVSVPEATIVLPELRRKDLQPLERPGDVVLVRNGVPVERKKRKRQQQPSPGTPEKDQEENLPDPTPSVPDRTAVGGSGVAAQAADLARAVDEAGADEDVEVEQEAPLRTYWVNVNAPRNLWVKGSDVNVELGLSDDFRVEYRDEARLFGEVRVLRGRVDVLGRRFDVQRDSQVRFTGPATVPYINVTAEHRNDSAKVTVFVTIRGQGQDLTLKPTSDPPLPESEIYTLLATGRRTLERGSGASMTASAQAASVVGSLVANEARKALAAKLPLDVLSIEAGDSGIAGTKLEVGTYVTDKIYVGYTGRVGANPQQGENANAVRFEYQLGTRWSLEGNYGDARSGGLDLIWSNEY; encoded by the coding sequence TTGAGCGACCGCAAGCGCTGGGGGCGTCGCCTGCTGTGGGGGCTGCTCGGCCTGGTGGGGCTGGTGGTGCTGCTGGTGGTGGGTGCGCTCATCTACCTCACCAGCCCCAGCGGAGAGGCGTGGCTCGTCCGCAAGGGCGTGGCGCTGGCGAACGAGCAGCTCTCCGGGCGCCTCGAGCTGGGGGGCCTGGACTTGTCGCCGGGCGGCGCCGTCCTCACCGACTTGAAGCTGTATGACCCGGAGGGCGAGCTGGTGGCGGAAATCGCCCGGGTGGACGCGCGCGTGCGCCTGGGCCCGCTGGTGCGCCAGCACGTGGACCTCACCTCGGTGAAGGTGGAGCGTCCGCGCCTGTACCTCGCGCAGGACGAGCGCGGCCTCAACCTGTCCCGCGCGCTGGAGCCCCGCAACCCCAAGCCCGAGGAGCCCCCCCAGGGCCGGGGCAAGCTCCAGCTGGACCTGCGCGAGCTGGTGCTGGAGGACGGCTACGTCGACTTCCGCCAGGAGGTGGAGGACGGCCCCGAGCGCCAGGTGCGGCTGGAGGACTTCGACGCGAAGGGCTCCGCGCGCTACGCGGCGGCCACGCAGGGCTTTGGCGCCGACCTGGAGGCCACGGGCGGCCTCACGCGCCCCGTCGCCGGGCCGGTGCGACTGGTGCTGAAGGGCGGCGGCGAGGAGGGCGCGCTCCAGGCGGACGTGGACCTGGGCGTCGCCGGGCTGGTGCTGGATGCCAGCGGCAACCTGAAGCTGCCTCCGGAGGTGGCCCCGGGCCAGCCGGAGGGGAAACTGCAAGGGCAGGTGACGGTGCGCCAGCTCTCCGCGCCACCGGCGCTGCTGAAGGGCTTCGTACCCACGTGGCCCCTCGTGGTGCCCGTGTCGCTGGAGGGGACGGCGGGCCTGGACGGGGACGTGGTGCGCGTGGACGCGCTGGCGAAGGCGGCGGACGCCACGCTGGACGTGGAAGGCGACCTGGACCTGGAGCACCTGCGCACCCGCGGCTTCACCGCGAAGGCGCGGGACGTGGACCTGTCGCAGCTGGTGGAGGAGGGCCCGAAGACGAAGCTCCACGCGGACCTGCTCGCCAAAGGCGGCGGCACGAGCCTGGAGACGCTGGACGGCGAGGTGGACCTCACCGTCTCCCCGTCCGAGTACCAGGGCCAGCCGCTGGGCCCGGTGGAGCTGGAGGCCAGCGCGAAGGACGGGCAGTTCGCGCTGTCGCGGCTCCAGGTGCTGCTGCCGGGCGCGTCGCTCCGCGCGCAGGGCCAGGGCACCCAGGAGAGGATGCGCGTGGACGGCGGCTTCACCGCAGGCAACCTCGCCCTGCTGTCGCAGGCGCTGTCGCGGCTGCTGCCGGGCGCGGTGCCGCCCATGGCGGGCAGCGGCACGCTGGACTTCGTGGTGGAGGGCCCGCTGCGCACGCCGGGCCTGGAGGCGCACGGCGGCTTCGCCACGCTGGCGTATGGCGCGGACCTGGCGCTGAGAGACATCACCGTGAAGGTGGAGCTGCCGGACGTCACCCGGCCGCTGGACACGGACGCGTCGCTGGTGGTGGCCGAGCTGCGCACGGGCGGGCGCACCTTCAAGGACCTGGCGGCCACCGTCGCCACGCGCGAGCGCGAGCTGGACGCCACCGTGCGAGTGCAGGGAGACGCGCAGGTCGGCATCACCCTGGGTGGCCTGGTGGATGAGGACGGACAGGGGCTGGCGGTGGACGCGCTGTCCCTGTCCTGGCCGGAGGCCACCTGGAGCCTGCAGCGCCCCACGCACGTGGGCTTCGGCGGCGGCCGGGTGGAGGTGGAGCCCGCGCTGACGCTCACCTCGGGCCCGCAGTCGCTGTCGCTGCGCGGCGCCAAGGAGGGTGAGCAGGTGACCGCGCGCGTGGAGCTGGGCGCGTTCGACCTGACGAAGCTGCCGCGCGCCTTCGTCCCCGAGTCGCTCGGCCTGGGCGGCACGGTGACGGGCTTCGTGTCGGCGCGCGGGCGGCTGCCCCGTCCGGAGGCGGAGGCGAACCTGCGCTGGGACGACGGGCGCGTGAGCGGGTACGAGGGACTCCAGGCGGCGCTGAACGGGCGCTACGTGAAGGACCGCGCCACCGGCACGCTGTCCGCGAACCTGCCCGTGGCGAAGCTCACGGCGGACTTCGACGTGCCCGTGCAGGGCGTGCTGAAGCGCCGCCGGGACGCCATGTCCCTCAAGGTGAACCTGGAGGACCTGGACGTGGCCGGGGTGATGAAGCTGGCGAAGCAGCCCGCGGGCCCGAGCGGCCACGTCGCCGGCACGCTGGCGGTGGTGGGCCCGGCGCGCGAGCCCCGGCTGGACTTCACCCTGCGCGGCCGGGACGTGCGCTACGAGGTGCCGCCTCCCGGCTTCTCGCTGAAGGCGCCGCTGGCCTTCGAGCTGCGCGCGGCATCGGACGCGGAGGACGGCACGCTGGACGCGCGCCTGGAGCTGCAGGGGCTGGCGAAGCAGGCCTACGTGGCGCTGCGCACGCCCTTCACGCTGGGCGGACTGCTGGCGAAGCCGCCCACGCCCGACGACGTCTTCGCGGCGGCGCTGGAGCTGGAGGCCCGCGTGGCCGAGCTGCCCCTCACCCTGCTCGAAGGAATGCCGGGTGTGGACAAGCCGGGCGGCGCGGTGTCCGCGCAGGTGGACATCCAGGGCTCGGTGCTGGTGCCGCAGGGCCGGCTGGCCGTGCAGGTGGCCGGGGCGACCGCCAACGGAATCCCTCCGCAGAATGGCCAGCTCACCGTGACGGGCGGAGAGAAGGACGTGAAGGTGGCGCTGGCGGTGCAGCGCCAGGAAGGGCCGCTGGCGCAGCTGGACGCCACCTTGCTGGCGCCCCTCGGCGCGCTGCAGGACCGCGAAGTCTATGGCCGCATCCCCTTCCGCATCCGCGGCAGGCTGATGCCGGTGTCGCTGCAGGAGCTGCCCGGACTGGCGCGCTCCCAGGGGGGCGCTCCGCCCACGCCGGGCACCAACCCCCAGGGCGTGCAAGGCGTGCTGGCGATGGAGGTTGCCGCGCGCGGCACGCTGGACACGCCTGAGTTGGACCTCACCGCCGGCGTGCAGAAGCTGGGCGTGGGGGACCTGGGGCTGGGACAGGCGCGGCTGCACTACGTCTACAAGGGCACCCGCTCCGACTTCGACGTGCTCCTCACCGCGCCAGCGGGCGGAACGATGATGGTGAACGGCGGCGTGGACCTGGACGTGTCACTGCCCGCGCTACAACAGGGTCTGCAGTACACGCGCGCGCCGCTGGAGGTGACGCTCAAGGCGCGCGACTTCGACCCGTCCTTCCTCTCCGGCGTCACGGAGATGGTGCGCAGCCTGGGCGGCGTGGTGCAGGCGGACGCCGCCGTCGCCGGCACCGTGGGAGCGCCCACCTTCCAGGGCACCCTGGCCTGGAAGGACGGACTGCTGGGGCTGATGGGCCTGGGCGAGTACCGCGACATCCAGCTCGCCCTGGAGGCCACCGAGGAGTCCTTCGCCCTGCGGACGCTGTCGGCGAAGGCCGGCAATGGCTCGCTGCGGCTGGAGGCGCCGCTGACCGCCGTGCGCAGCCGCAGGGGTGAGTACGAGTTGTCCAGCCCCAAGGGCAACGAGCACCCGCTGGTGACGCAGGACTTCCCCATCGTCTTCGACGACCAGCTCATGGCCGTGGTGAGCATGCGGGCCAAGATTGAAGGCACGCTGACGGGGCGGCTCGTCAACCTGCGCAACGTCTCCGTCCCAGAGGCCACCATCGTCCTGCCGGAGCTGAGGCGAAAGGACCTGCAGCCGCTGGAGCGGCCCGGCGATGTCGTCCTCGTGCGCAACGGCGTGCCCGTGGAGCGCAAGAAGCGCAAGCGGCAACAGCAGCCCTCCCCCGGCACGCCCGAGAAGGACCAGGAGGAGAACCTCCCCGACCCCACCCCCAGCGTGCCTGACCGGACCGCCGTGGGCGGCAGCGGCGTGGCGGCGCAGGCGGCGGACCTGGCCCGGGCCGTGGACGAGGCCGGGGCCGACGAGGACGTCGAGGTGGAGCAGGAGGCGCCGCTGCGCACGTACTGGGTGAACGTGAATGCGCCGCGCAACCTCTGGGTGAAGGGCTCGGACGTGAATGTCGAGCTGGGCCTGTCCGACGACTTCCGGGTGGAGTACCGCGACGAGGCGCGCCTGTTCGGCGAGGTGCGCGTGCTGCGCGGGCGCGTGGACGTGCTGGGCCGCCGCTTCGACGTGCAGCGGGACAGCCAGGTGCGCTTCACCGGGCCAGCGACGGTGCCGTACATCAACGTCACCGCCGAGCACCGCAACGACTCCGCCAAGGTCACCGTCTTCGTCACCATCCGCGGCCAGGGCCAGGACCTCACCCTCAAGCCCACCAGCGACCCGCCGCTGCCGGAGTCGGAAATCTATACGCTGCTCGCCACCGGCCGCCGCACGCTGGAGCGCGGCTCGGGCGCGTCCATGACGGCCAGCGCGCAGGCCGCCTCCGTGGTGGGCTCGCTGGTGGCCAACGAGGCACGCAAGGCGCTGGCGGCGAAGCTGCCGCTGGACGTGCTCTCCATCGAGGCGGGCGACTCGGGCATCGCCGGCACCAAGCTGGAGGTGGGCACGTACGTGACGGACAAAATCTACGTGGGCTACACCGGCCGCGTCGGCGCCAATCCCCAGCAGGGGGAGAATGCCAACGCCGTGCGCTTCGAGTACCAATTGGGCACGCGCTGGAGCCTGGAAGGCAACTACGGCGACGCGCGCTCGGGCGGCCTGGACCTCATCTGGAGCAACGAGTACTGA
- a CDS encoding BamA/OMP85 family outer membrane protein, whose translation MSRLSPGKERVSGGPSGYEHPVAAAHPRTLRLATTTALLLLAACATTQERPSGPKVNDLTIQGTDQVGEGDIKERILTSETPWWGFWPFGGPRYFDANAWQADLRRIQRYYQAQGFYEAEVVSSEVKPQGPDEVALQVQVKEGEPTRIVEIHDSGLDALPAEFREEHRNRVLADLPLKKGDIFREAAWEETKTLIEGRLRELGYAEAEVGGEVQVELTRQEARVDLRIQPGVRYRFGNTFVATDANPQVPPRRIIEQVQGSLKKGDWYSETALAEAQARVFRMGVFGAVKVNRGAPDRESGTVPVVVDVREAPFRSVRLGGGVGVDAARQEVRVLGEWTHRNFRGGLRRFTVRGRLGYAFIPNILDRSKAGPIFEVTTEFEQPRFLFRDLRLQTSLTAERGLEQAYDYWGGKLKAGVIWQPHRSFSIFPSYNLEIYRLTGRVSADARVPPIVLGCEDAQEQCNQALSYLEVAFAWDRRDDPIEPREGYYLSLSVQKGGGPFFGKYTYVRLLPDMRYYRPLDNDRRLILAAKVRLGTLNPAGGGQSSIVTRFFSGGATAMRGFNGQRLSPMAALPRTENEPIVGDEENLVISQNEQWDTVPVGGNSYFESSLELRYQFTESIMVAAFYDSGLVGIENFGHSQAPKLFGPDHYHALGVGLRYLTVVGPIRLDIARRLDIGGGLPVSTPGYIYPDSGGCFGIGSSWSTNGPKTRGAAFAGAPDGQCALHLSIGEAF comes from the coding sequence ATGTCGCGTCTTTCCCCTGGCAAGGAGCGAGTCAGCGGCGGGCCTTCCGGCTATGAACACCCCGTGGCCGCCGCCCATCCCCGAACCCTCCGCCTCGCCACCACCACCGCCCTGCTGCTGCTGGCCGCCTGCGCCACGACGCAGGAGCGCCCCTCGGGCCCCAAGGTCAATGACCTGACCATCCAGGGCACGGACCAGGTCGGCGAGGGTGACATCAAGGAACGCATCCTCACCTCGGAGACGCCCTGGTGGGGCTTCTGGCCCTTTGGCGGGCCGCGCTACTTCGACGCCAACGCCTGGCAGGCCGACCTGCGCCGCATCCAGCGCTACTACCAGGCCCAGGGCTTCTACGAGGCGGAGGTCGTCTCCAGCGAGGTGAAGCCGCAGGGGCCCGACGAGGTCGCCCTCCAGGTCCAGGTGAAGGAGGGTGAGCCCACCAGGATTGTCGAAATCCATGACTCCGGCCTGGACGCGCTGCCAGCGGAGTTCCGCGAGGAGCACCGCAACCGGGTGCTGGCGGACCTGCCCCTGAAGAAGGGGGACATCTTCCGCGAGGCGGCCTGGGAGGAGACGAAGACGCTCATCGAGGGCCGGCTGCGCGAGCTGGGCTACGCCGAGGCGGAGGTGGGCGGCGAGGTGCAGGTGGAGCTGACGCGGCAGGAGGCCAGGGTGGACCTGCGCATCCAGCCGGGTGTCCGCTACCGCTTCGGCAACACCTTCGTGGCCACGGACGCCAACCCCCAGGTGCCACCGCGCCGCATCATCGAGCAGGTGCAGGGCAGCCTGAAGAAGGGGGACTGGTACAGCGAGACGGCGCTGGCCGAGGCCCAGGCGCGCGTCTTCCGCATGGGCGTGTTCGGCGCGGTGAAGGTGAACCGCGGGGCGCCGGACCGGGAGTCCGGCACGGTGCCGGTGGTGGTGGACGTGCGCGAGGCGCCCTTCCGCTCGGTGCGGCTGGGCGGCGGCGTGGGCGTGGACGCCGCGCGCCAGGAGGTCCGCGTGCTGGGCGAGTGGACCCACCGCAACTTCCGGGGCGGCCTGCGCCGCTTCACCGTGCGCGGTCGCCTGGGCTACGCGTTCATCCCCAACATCCTCGACCGGAGCAAGGCCGGCCCCATCTTCGAAGTCACCACCGAGTTCGAGCAGCCGCGCTTCCTCTTCCGTGACTTGCGCCTGCAGACGTCGCTCACCGCGGAGCGGGGCCTGGAGCAGGCGTACGACTACTGGGGCGGGAAGCTCAAGGCGGGCGTCATCTGGCAGCCCCACCGCAGCTTCTCCATCTTCCCCTCGTACAACCTCGAAATCTACCGGCTGACGGGCCGCGTCTCCGCCGACGCGCGCGTGCCGCCCATCGTCCTGGGCTGCGAGGACGCGCAGGAGCAGTGCAACCAGGCGCTGAGCTACCTGGAGGTGGCCTTCGCGTGGGACCGCCGGGACGACCCGATTGAGCCCCGCGAGGGCTACTACCTGAGCCTGTCCGTGCAGAAGGGCGGCGGCCCCTTCTTCGGCAAGTACACCTACGTGCGCCTGCTGCCGGACATGCGCTACTACCGGCCGCTGGACAACGACCGGCGCCTCATCCTGGCGGCGAAGGTGCGGCTGGGCACGCTGAACCCGGCGGGTGGGGGCCAGAGCTCCATCGTCACCCGCTTCTTCTCCGGCGGCGCCACCGCCATGCGCGGCTTCAACGGCCAGCGCCTGTCCCCCATGGCCGCCCTGCCACGCACGGAGAACGAGCCGATTGTGGGGGATGAGGAGAACCTCGTCATCTCCCAGAACGAGCAGTGGGACACCGTGCCGGTGGGCGGCAACAGCTACTTCGAGAGCTCGCTGGAGCTGCGCTACCAGTTCACGGAGAGCATCATGGTGGCGGCCTTCTACGACTCGGGCCTGGTGGGCATCGAAAACTTCGGCCACAGCCAGGCGCCCAAGCTGTTCGGTCCTGACCACTACCACGCGCTGGGGGTGGGACTGCGCTACCTCACGGTGGTGGGCCCCATCCGACTGGACATCGCGCGCCGCCTGGACATCGGCGGGGGATTGCCCGTCTCCACCCCGGGGTACATCTATCCCGACTCCGGGGGCTGCTTCGGTATCGGCAGCAGCTGGAGTACCAACGGCCCGAAGACCCGCGGCGCCGCCTTCGCGGGTGCCCCGGACGGGCAGTGCGCGCTGCACCTGTCGATTGGAGAGGCGTTTTGA
- a CDS encoding 4-alpha-glucanotransferase: protein MSTPGRLSGLLLPLFSLRSQTDFGIGDFGAMDGLFAWMKSARQRLLMVLPLLPTAPGDPSPYSTRSAFGLNPLFIDLRQLPEFIASGGEAALSEAQRGQLAEARAAPRVRYDLVFPLKDAAFARAFDTFEQQHWAPQSERAKAFRQWRDAQGEWLESYALFTAISEQEDRRPWWEWPEGLKHRQPEALGIKSKELERRVRYHAWLQWVAEVQWDAVREQARARGVLLCGDEPFIIGQDSADCWAHPDILPRDARLGVPPDDFSATGQDWGLPYFNFAAMEKDDYAWLKKRAKKAASYYDLRRVDHAVGYFRQWIRDEQTPTGRFVPPDEESHKRLGEKHFRLLSEGAGIVAEDLGVIPPFVRRILADLKLPGYRVMRWERDDNTYRDPHQFPAVSLVTTGTHDTDTVAEWWEGARDDERQAAARAWPEMNGVPVTREFTPEVHRAMLASALNSGSDLCVLPWQDILGTRDRINLPGSMSDSNWAYRITQNADALLTDEQTRDAGQRLAWLTASARR, encoded by the coding sequence ATGTCCACACCTGGCCGGCTCTCCGGTCTCCTGCTTCCTCTCTTCTCACTCCGCTCCCAGACGGACTTCGGCATCGGCGACTTCGGCGCCATGGACGGCCTCTTCGCCTGGATGAAGTCCGCGCGCCAGCGCCTGCTGATGGTGCTCCCGCTGCTGCCGACCGCGCCAGGCGACCCGTCCCCCTACTCCACGCGCTCGGCCTTCGGCCTCAACCCGCTCTTCATCGACCTGCGGCAGCTGCCGGAGTTCATCGCCTCCGGAGGCGAGGCCGCCCTCTCCGAGGCGCAGCGCGGCCAGCTCGCCGAGGCCCGCGCCGCCCCGCGCGTGCGCTACGACCTCGTCTTCCCGCTCAAGGACGCCGCCTTCGCGCGCGCCTTCGACACCTTCGAGCAGCAGCACTGGGCCCCCCAGTCCGAGCGCGCGAAGGCCTTCCGCCAGTGGCGCGACGCGCAGGGCGAGTGGCTGGAGAGCTACGCCCTCTTCACCGCCATCAGCGAGCAGGAGGACCGCCGCCCCTGGTGGGAGTGGCCGGAGGGCCTCAAGCATCGCCAGCCCGAGGCGCTGGGCATCAAGTCGAAGGAGCTGGAGCGCCGGGTGCGCTACCACGCGTGGCTGCAGTGGGTGGCCGAGGTGCAGTGGGACGCGGTGCGCGAGCAGGCCCGGGCGCGCGGCGTGCTGCTGTGCGGCGACGAGCCCTTCATCATCGGCCAGGACAGCGCGGACTGCTGGGCCCACCCGGACATCCTCCCGCGCGACGCGCGCCTGGGCGTGCCCCCGGACGACTTCTCCGCCACCGGCCAGGACTGGGGCCTGCCCTACTTCAACTTCGCCGCCATGGAGAAGGACGACTACGCGTGGCTGAAGAAGCGCGCGAAGAAGGCGGCCAGCTACTACGACTTGCGCCGCGTGGACCACGCGGTGGGCTACTTCCGCCAGTGGATTCGCGACGAGCAGACGCCCACCGGCCGCTTCGTCCCCCCGGACGAGGAGAGCCACAAGCGCCTGGGCGAGAAGCACTTCCGGCTCTTGTCGGAGGGCGCCGGAATCGTCGCCGAGGACCTGGGCGTGATTCCGCCCTTCGTGCGCCGCATCCTCGCGGACCTGAAGCTGCCGGGCTACCGGGTGATGCGCTGGGAGCGCGACGACAACACCTACCGGGACCCGCACCAGTTCCCCGCGGTGTCCCTCGTCACGACGGGCACCCATGACACGGACACCGTGGCCGAGTGGTGGGAGGGCGCCCGCGACGACGAGCGCCAGGCGGCCGCCCGCGCGTGGCCGGAGATGAACGGCGTGCCCGTCACGCGCGAGTTCACCCCGGAAGTCCACCGCGCCATGCTGGCCTCGGCGCTCAACTCCGGCAGCGATTTGTGCGTGCTGCCCTGGCAGGACATCCTCGGCACAAGGGACCGCATCAACCTGCCGGGCTCCATGAGCGACTCGAACTGGGCCTACCGCATCACCCAGAACGCGGACGCGCTGCTGACGGACGAGCAGACGCGTGACGCCGGTCAGCGCCTGGCGTGGCTCACCGCCTCCGCGCGGCGCTGA
- a CDS encoding DNA-3-methyladenine glycosylase produces the protein MNWLLEDFYARPALVVARELLGTLLVVEEGGVRRVGRIVETEAYIGEHDLACHAAKGVTPRTEVMFGPPGRAYVYLIYGMHNCFNVVTDATGVGAAVLIRGVEPVEGVPEGERTDGPGRVCKALGLTREHNRVALFSPGLHLLPGEPVPEARVTRGPRIGVDYAGAWAAEPFRLWVRDSRHVSRPPSKSGARKRP, from the coding sequence GTGAATTGGTTGCTGGAAGACTTCTATGCGCGGCCCGCGCTGGTGGTGGCCCGGGAGCTGCTCGGTACCCTGCTGGTGGTGGAGGAGGGCGGGGTGCGGCGGGTGGGCCGCATCGTCGAGACGGAGGCCTACATCGGGGAGCACGACCTGGCGTGCCATGCCGCCAAGGGTGTCACCCCGCGAACGGAGGTCATGTTCGGGCCGCCGGGACGGGCGTACGTCTACCTCATCTACGGCATGCACAACTGCTTCAACGTGGTGACGGATGCCACCGGGGTGGGGGCGGCGGTGCTGATCCGCGGGGTGGAACCCGTGGAGGGCGTGCCCGAGGGCGAGCGCACGGACGGGCCCGGGCGGGTGTGCAAGGCGCTGGGCCTCACCCGGGAGCACAACCGGGTGGCGCTCTTCTCCCCGGGGCTGCACCTGCTGCCGGGCGAGCCCGTCCCGGAGGCGCGGGTGACCCGGGGGCCTCGAATCGGGGTGGACTACGCGGGGGCCTGGGCCGCGGAGCCCTTCCGGCTATGGGTCCGGGACAGTCGACACGTCAGCAGGCCGCCGTCCAAGAGCGGGGCGCGGAAGCGACCTTGA
- a CDS encoding RNA polymerase sigma factor, translating to MSDEAAREEDRQLLARAQDGDVSAFEALVDAHRDKVYGLALRMTRSEADAAEITQDTFLSAYQHLKDFRGDAAFGSWVHRIAANHALMRLRHRRVAQAAEQELQGPEFTERGSLAEYPVSDWSRDAEEKALDAELGTAIQQATDLLPQGYREVFLLKDVDGLSYEQIAETTGDSIPAIKSRLHRARLALREAIDDFYNRDSRGA from the coding sequence ATGTCCGACGAGGCCGCCAGGGAAGAGGACCGCCAGCTCCTCGCGAGGGCACAGGATGGGGACGTCTCCGCTTTCGAGGCCCTGGTGGATGCCCACCGGGACAAGGTGTACGGCCTGGCCCTGCGGATGACCCGCTCCGAGGCCGACGCCGCCGAAATCACCCAGGACACCTTCCTGTCCGCCTACCAGCACCTGAAGGACTTCCGGGGGGATGCCGCCTTCGGCTCCTGGGTGCATCGCATCGCCGCCAACCATGCCCTCATGCGCCTGCGCCACCGGCGGGTGGCCCAGGCGGCCGAGCAGGAGCTCCAGGGCCCGGAGTTCACCGAGCGGGGCTCCCTGGCCGAGTACCCCGTCTCGGACTGGAGCCGGGACGCCGAGGAGAAGGCCCTGGACGCCGAGCTGGGCACGGCCATCCAGCAGGCAACCGACCTGCTTCCGCAGGGTTACCGGGAAGTCTTCCTCTTGAAAGACGTGGACGGCCTCAGTTACGAACAGATTGCAGAGACAACGGGGGACTCCATCCCCGCCATCAAGAGCCGTTTGCACCGTGCCCGGCTCGCGCTCCGTGAAGCCATCGATGATTTCTACAACCGGGACAGTCGCGGGGCGTGA
- a CDS encoding anti-sigma factor family protein — protein sequence MKRDAALGIFDRDEGAPQPAEVRMYNCKDSINLLLEFLDGEMSAEEAQHLKEHLRGCSPCVDFLRTYRATPGLCKKALASKMPKEVSEKLTEYLRSKIKSAS from the coding sequence GTGAAACGCGACGCGGCGCTCGGCATCTTCGACAGGGACGAGGGCGCGCCGCAGCCAGCCGAGGTTCGGATGTACAACTGTAAAGATTCGATCAACCTCCTGCTGGAATTCCTCGATGGCGAGATGTCCGCCGAGGAGGCACAGCATCTGAAGGAGCATCTGCGCGGGTGCAGCCCCTGCGTGGACTTCCTGCGCACGTACCGGGCGACGCCCGGGCTGTGCAAGAAGGCCCTGGCGTCGAAGATGCCCAAGGAAGTCTCCGAGAAGCTGACCGAGTACCTTCGCTCCAAGATCAAGTCCGCCTCGTGA